The following proteins come from a genomic window of Nostoc sp. ATCC 53789:
- a CDS encoding nucleoside hydrolase has translation MTILQNQPIPVIIDTDGGVDDALALIMALNSPQLDLKAITVLAGNIHVDQAANNVLRVLSIVAPNTLPIVAKGCEKPLVKPPFNAAGIHGADGLGELDQFKAADGTASYPQLTIEPSTENAIDVILSAAKEYGDRLNIIALGPLTNLATAIQKDAATMKQIGRIIIMGGAVTVPGNITAAAEFNFFVDPHAAQIVMESGIPLTLVGLDVAMKAPLTRQLVEENLQRRPTKVTQFIADCTGIYMAFYRDHEGFHGCYLHDPLAMAVAIDPSLVTTESLYMVVETEGRFTTGLSLADRRDRRDDKSHPPNVEACLDVDTKRFLKLFDKLVCS, from the coding sequence ATGACAATCCTTCAAAATCAGCCCATACCAGTGATTATAGATACGGATGGTGGTGTTGATGATGCCTTGGCATTGATTATGGCATTGAACTCACCACAATTAGACCTGAAAGCAATTACAGTTTTAGCTGGTAATATTCATGTAGATCAAGCTGCAAATAATGTATTACGGGTACTAAGTATTGTTGCACCCAATACCTTACCAATTGTTGCTAAAGGCTGTGAAAAACCTCTGGTTAAACCGCCCTTTAATGCTGCGGGGATTCATGGTGCAGATGGGCTAGGCGAATTAGATCAATTTAAAGCCGCAGATGGTACAGCCAGCTATCCGCAATTAACCATCGAACCATCTACAGAAAATGCTATTGATGTCATTCTCTCAGCAGCCAAAGAGTACGGCGATCGCCTCAATATTATTGCTTTAGGCCCACTAACGAATCTAGCAACGGCAATTCAAAAAGATGCCGCAACTATGAAACAAATAGGGCGGATTATCATCATGGGTGGGGCTGTCACCGTACCTGGAAATATTACGGCGGCGGCTGAATTTAACTTTTTTGTAGATCCTCATGCTGCTCAAATCGTCATGGAGTCAGGGATTCCTTTAACATTGGTGGGTTTAGATGTAGCCATGAAAGCCCCTCTCACCCGCCAACTTGTGGAAGAAAATTTACAGCGTCGTCCTACGAAAGTTACCCAGTTTATTGCTGATTGTACCGGAATTTATATGGCTTTCTATCGTGATCATGAAGGTTTTCACGGCTGTTATTTACACGATCCTTTGGCAATGGCAGTTGCTATTGATCCGAGTTTAGTTACTACTGAATCACTTTATATGGTTGTGGAAACTGAAGGACGATTTACCACTGGTTTGTCGCTAGCAGATAGGCGCGATCGCCGAGATGATAAAAGCCATCCACCTAATGTAGAAGCCTGCTTAGATGTTGATACTAAAAGGTTTTTAAAGTTGTTTGATAAACTTGTCTGTTCATAA